Proteins encoded together in one Miscanthus floridulus cultivar M001 chromosome 16, ASM1932011v1, whole genome shotgun sequence window:
- the LOC136514124 gene encoding uncharacterized protein has protein sequence MAMAPAAASRATGGSAPTRLISNPKSSFLVPPPIRLPRRAAGGGGGNRAVPLGVGRRADNGSSSSEGGRLVDEDMATLRRRIREARAKSSSEENDTFDADVDAGPGAGIPLQTEWTELERRHHGSYVAGVRSAVGLLEVLLVNTRPGLGAGLLAMLLLGVPASLFLVCAQLIQGADSVWSG, from the coding sequence ATGGCGATGGCGCCGGCAGCAGCAAGCCGAGCTACTGGTGGCTCAGCCCCTACTCGCTTGATCTCCAACCCCAAGAGCAGTTTCTTGGTGCCACCTCCCATTCGGCTGCCACGTCgcgctgccggcggcggcggcgggaacaGGGCCGTGCCCCTCGGCGTCGGGCGGCGCGCCGACAAcggctcgtcctcctccgagggcGGCCGGCTGGTGGACGAGGACATGGCGACGCTGCGGCGGCGCATCCGCGAGGCGCGGGCGAAGTCGTCGTCAGAGGAGAATGACACTTTTGACGCTGACGTCGATGCCGGCCCCGGCGCCGGCATCCCGCTGCAGACTGAGTGGACGGAGCTGGAGCGGCGGCACCACGGGAGCTACGTGGCCGGCGTGCGCAGCGCGGTCGGCCTTCTCGAGGTGCTCCTCGTGAACACGCGCCCGGGGCTCGGCGCCGGCTTGCTGGCCATGCTGCTGCTCGGCGTGCCGGCGTCGCTGTTCCTCGTTTGCGCGCAGCTGATCCAGGGCGCTGATTCCGTCTGGTCCGGATGA
- the LOC136511658 gene encoding ras-related protein Rab7, giving the protein MASRRRTLLKVIILGDSGVGKTSLMNQYVNKKFSNQYKATIGADFLTKEVQFEDRLFTLQIWDTAGQERFQSLGVAFYRGADCCVLVYDVNSMKSFDNLNNWREEFLIQASPSDPDNFPFVLLGNKVDVDGGNSRVVSEKKAKAWCASKGNIPYFETSAKDGTNVEDAFQCIVKNALKNEPEEELYVPDTVDVVGGNRAQRSSGCC; this is encoded by the exons ATGGCATCGCGCCGCCGCACCCTGCTCAAGGTCATCATCCTCGGCGACAGCGG GGTTGGGAAGACGTCCTTGATGAACCA ATATGTGAACAAGAAGTTCAGCAACCAGTacaaggctacgatcggcgcggATTTCCTCACCAAGGAGGTGCAGTTCGAGGACAGGCTCTTCACTCTGCAG ATATGGGACACTGCAGGTCAGGAAAGGTTTCAGAGTCTTGGCGTTGCATTCTACCGGGGAGCAGATTGTTGTGTCCTAGTCTATGATGTTAATTCTATGAAATCATTTGATAACCTGAACAACTGGCGTGAAGAGTTTCTAATTCAG GCTAGCCCATCAGATCCTGATAATTTCCCTTTTGTTTTGTTGGGTAACAAAGTTGATGTAGATGGTGGCAACAGCCGTGTG GTATCGGAGAAAAAGGCAAAGGCATGGTGTGCTTCTAAAGGGAACATCCCGTACTTTGAGACATCTGCTAAGGATGGAACGAACGTGGAAGATGCCTTCCAGTGTATCGTAAAGAACGCTCTGAAGAATGAACCAGAGGAAGAATT GTATGTGCCAGATACCGTGGATGTGGTGGGTGGCAACCGGGCCCAGAGATCATCTGGTTGCTGTTAA
- the LOC136513549 gene encoding ras-related protein RIC2-like, with protein MAANGGGYRAEDDYDYLFKVVLIGDSGVGKSNLLSRFTKNEFSLESKSTIGVEFATRSLQVDGKVIKAQIWDTAGQERYRAITSAYYRGAVGALLVYDVTRRATFDNAGRWLRELRDHTDQSIVVMLIGNKSDLRHLVAVSTEDAKEFAEAESMYFMETSALDATNVDNAFSEVLTQIYQIVSKKMVEAPEEGVAGPGKGEKINVKDDVSAMKRVGCCSN; from the exons aTGGCTGCCAACGGAGGCGGGTACCGGGCGGAGGACGACTACGACTACCTCTTCAAGGTGGTGCTCATCGGCGACTCCGGCGTCGGCAAGTCCAACCTCCTCTCCCGCTTCACCAAGAACGAGTTCAGCCTCGAGTCCAAGTCCACCATCGGCGTCGAGTTCGCCACCCGCAGTCTCCAGGTCGACGGCAAGGTCATCAAGGCCCAGATTTGGGACACCGCCGGCCAGGAGAG GTACCGTGCTATCACAAGCGCCTATTACCGAGGAGCTGTAGGGGCATTACTTGTGTATGATGTCACCCGCCGTGCTACATTTGACAACGCGGGCCGTTGGCTAAGGGAGCTCAGAGACCACACTGACCAAAGCATCGTTGTGATGCTGATTGGCAACAAGTCCGATCtccgccacttggtggccgtcTCAACTGAGGACGCGAAGGAGTTTGCCGAGGCCGAGTCCATGTACTTCATGGAAACGTCTGCCCTCGACGCCACCAACGTGGACAACGCGTTCTCAGAGGTGCTGACCCAGATATACCAGATCGTGAGCAAGAAGATGGTGGAGGCACCAGAGGAAGGCGTGGCTGGCCCAGGCAAAGGGGAGAAGATAAACGTGAAGGATGACGTGTCTGCGATGAAGAGAGTTGGGTGCTGCTCAAATTGA